Proteins co-encoded in one Ruegeria sp. YS9 genomic window:
- a CDS encoding rhomboid family intramembrane serine protease produces the protein MFPIRDHNPSGRTPHVVYALLAANILIFLSYVGILGDGPRIGRLFFDYAIIPARVSDGFGLETLVTSMFLHGGWMHLAGNMLFLWIFGNNLEDEMGHLPFLLFYLAAGIGAGLIHIITGPESQVPTVGASGAIAGVMGGYLLLFPKARVDVLLILVVYFRVFTIPAFIMLGVWLAIQFFGSVTSNPDEGGIAYWAHTGGFAVGLILCIPLWLRRGGIQFWNRTHGHPPHPEAKYKLSQSRIPRVPRR, from the coding sequence ATGTTTCCGATCCGCGACCACAACCCTTCGGGGCGCACACCTCATGTTGTCTATGCCTTGCTGGCGGCCAATATCCTGATCTTTCTCAGCTATGTGGGGATTTTGGGTGACGGGCCGCGGATCGGCAGGCTGTTTTTCGACTACGCCATAATTCCGGCGCGGGTCAGCGACGGGTTCGGGCTGGAAACCCTCGTGACATCCATGTTCCTGCACGGGGGGTGGATGCATCTGGCCGGGAACATGCTGTTTCTGTGGATCTTCGGTAACAATCTGGAAGACGAGATGGGCCATCTGCCTTTCCTGCTGTTCTATCTGGCAGCCGGAATTGGCGCGGGCCTGATTCACATCATCACCGGGCCCGAGTCCCAAGTCCCCACGGTTGGGGCCTCGGGCGCGATTGCTGGCGTTATGGGCGGGTATCTGCTGCTGTTCCCGAAAGCACGGGTAGATGTCCTGCTGATCCTGGTCGTCTATTTCAGGGTCTTTACCATTCCCGCCTTCATCATGCTGGGCGTCTGGCTGGCGATACAGTTCTTTGGCAGCGTCACGAGCAACCCGGACGAAGGCGGCATCGCCTATTGGGCCCATACCGGGGGGTTTGCCGTTGGCCTGATCCTGTGCATACCGCTGTGGCTGAGACGCGGAGGAATTCAGTTCTGGAACCGCACCCATGGGCACCCGCCCCACCCGGAGGCGAAGTACAAGCTGTCGCAATCCCGCATTCCGCGCGTTCCGCGCCGTTAA
- a CDS encoding inositol monophosphatase family protein codes for MVGSANLNIMIKAARKAGRSLVKDFREVENLQVSMKGAGDFVSKADIAAEAILKEELLGARPTYGWLAEEGGSIDGEDPTRRWIVDPLDGTTNFLHGLPHWAISIALEHKGKIVAGVIYDAAKDEMFFAEKGEGAWMNDMRIRVSGRHRMIESVFATGLPFGGRSDLPATLQDLARLMPACAGVRRWGAAALDMAYVAAGRYEGFWERRLNAWDLAAGVIIVKEAGGFVQALNPEGNVLEDGEVICSNEPIFDQFAKVIRG; via the coding sequence ATGGTTGGCAGCGCAAATCTCAACATCATGATCAAGGCCGCGCGCAAGGCGGGGCGTTCTTTGGTCAAGGATTTCCGTGAAGTCGAAAATCTGCAGGTGTCGATGAAAGGCGCCGGTGATTTCGTCTCGAAGGCTGACATCGCCGCCGAAGCCATCCTGAAAGAAGAGCTTCTGGGCGCACGGCCGACCTATGGCTGGCTGGCCGAAGAGGGCGGCTCCATCGATGGCGAGGATCCGACCCGCCGCTGGATCGTCGATCCGCTGGACGGCACCACCAATTTCCTGCACGGCCTGCCGCATTGGGCGATTTCCATAGCGCTGGAACACAAGGGCAAGATCGTTGCCGGCGTGATTTATGACGCCGCCAAGGACGAGATGTTCTTTGCGGAAAAGGGTGAGGGCGCCTGGATGAACGACATGCGTATTCGCGTGTCGGGCCGTCATCGCATGATTGAATCGGTCTTCGCGACCGGTCTGCCTTTTGGTGGCCGTTCGGACCTGCCAGCAACCCTTCAGGATCTGGCGCGCCTGATGCCCGCCTGCGCCGGTGTCCGTCGTTGGGGTGCTGCCGCGCTCGACATGGCATATGTGGCCGCCGGCCGGTACGAGGGCTTTTGGGAACGCCGCCTGAATGCGTGGGATCTGGCTGCTGGCGTGATCATCGTCAAAGAGGCCGGCGGCTTCGTGCAGGCGCTGAACCCTGAAGGCAACGTGCTGGAAGATGGTGAAGTGATCTGTTCTAACGAACCGATCTTCGATCAGTTCGCCAAGGTGATCCGGGGCTAG
- a CDS encoding LysR family transcriptional regulator, giving the protein MHIEFRHLRTIKAIHECGGLARAADQLNITQSALSHQIKGLEDQAGVELFLRRSKPMKLSAAGFRLLRLAEQILPQVEAAQSEFSSLRDGRTGRMHIAIECHACFEWLFPVLEAFRKSWGDVDVDIRPGLAFDALPALQKEEVDLVVSSDPEDLPGVEFVELFDYNAVFVAASTHPLAKKDYIEAEDFRGQTLITYPVERTRLDVFSQLLIPARVEPATIRQVELTAVILLLVASNRGISVLPDWVVREVKYNSDYVTRPLTKEGITRRLYAAVRSEDLEKPYVQELVKLAREEARKLQSQ; this is encoded by the coding sequence ATGCATATTGAATTCCGGCACCTGCGCACCATCAAGGCGATCCATGAATGCGGCGGGCTGGCCCGCGCTGCGGATCAGTTGAACATCACCCAGTCCGCATTGAGCCATCAAATCAAAGGGTTGGAAGATCAGGCGGGGGTTGAACTGTTTCTGCGCCGCTCAAAGCCAATGAAATTGTCAGCCGCCGGATTCCGCCTGTTGCGGCTGGCCGAACAAATCCTTCCTCAGGTCGAGGCCGCGCAGAGCGAGTTTTCATCGCTGCGGGACGGGCGAACGGGGCGGATGCATATAGCCATCGAATGCCATGCCTGTTTCGAATGGCTGTTTCCTGTTCTTGAAGCCTTCAGGAAATCCTGGGGCGATGTGGATGTCGATATCCGCCCCGGCCTGGCCTTCGACGCGCTTCCGGCCTTGCAGAAGGAAGAGGTTGATCTGGTGGTCTCGTCCGATCCCGAAGACCTGCCGGGTGTCGAGTTTGTCGAACTTTTCGACTATAACGCGGTGTTTGTGGCCGCTTCGACCCATCCCCTGGCCAAGAAAGACTATATCGAGGCCGAGGATTTTCGCGGCCAGACCCTGATCACCTATCCGGTGGAACGCACGCGTCTGGATGTGTTCAGCCAGTTGTTGATCCCGGCGCGGGTTGAGCCTGCAACGATCCGGCAGGTGGAACTGACTGCCGTCATTCTGCTGCTGGTCGCATCGAACCGGGGCATTTCAGTGCTGCCGGATTGGGTCGTGCGCGAGGTCAAATACAACTCGGACTACGTCACCCGACCGCTGACGAAAGAGGGCATTACACGGCGTCTCTACGCCGCGGTCCGCTCGGAAGATCTGGAGAAACCCTATGTGCAGGAGCTGGTGAAACTGGCCCGGGAAGAAGCGCGCAAGCTGCAATCCCAGTAA
- the metF gene encoding methylenetetrahydrofolate reductase [NAD(P)H], translating to MSNPEISFEFFPPKTLEASFRLWDTVQTLAPLDPRFVSVTYGAGGTTRELTRDAVSTLHKSSGLNVAAHLTCVDASRQETLEIADAFARAGVQDIVALRGDPPKGQDKFVPHPDGFSSSVELIEALAETEMFSIRVGAYPDTHPEAADMAADVDWLKAKLDAGADEALTQFFFEAETFFRFRDACAKAGIDKPIVPGILPIENWSGARNFAKRCGTHIPVWVEQAFEKAVRDEREDLLATAICTELCSDLIEGGVDKLHFYTLNRPELTRDVCFALGITPRVELENVA from the coding sequence ATGTCTAACCCTGAAATTTCCTTCGAGTTCTTTCCGCCCAAAACTCTGGAAGCCTCATTCCGCCTTTGGGACACGGTCCAGACATTGGCCCCTTTGGATCCCCGCTTTGTTTCCGTCACCTACGGCGCTGGCGGCACGACGCGTGAACTGACACGCGACGCGGTTTCAACCCTGCACAAGTCATCGGGCCTGAACGTGGCCGCTCATCTGACCTGCGTCGATGCTTCGCGGCAGGAAACGCTGGAGATCGCAGACGCCTTTGCACGCGCCGGCGTGCAGGACATCGTCGCCCTGCGCGGCGATCCGCCAAAGGGTCAGGACAAGTTTGTGCCGCACCCCGACGGGTTTTCCAGTTCTGTCGAACTGATCGAGGCACTGGCCGAAACCGAAATGTTCAGCATCCGTGTCGGGGCCTATCCCGACACCCACCCCGAGGCCGCAGACATGGCTGCGGATGTGGACTGGTTGAAGGCCAAGCTAGACGCAGGCGCAGACGAAGCGCTGACACAGTTCTTCTTCGAAGCCGAGACCTTTTTCCGGTTCCGCGATGCGTGCGCCAAGGCCGGTATCGACAAACCGATCGTTCCGGGCATCCTGCCGATCGAGAACTGGTCGGGTGCCCGCAATTTCGCCAAGCGCTGTGGCACGCATATTCCGGTTTGGGTCGAACAGGCCTTTGAAAAAGCGGTGCGCGACGAGCGCGAGGATCTGTTGGCCACGGCAATCTGTACTGAACTGTGTTCGGACCTGATCGAAGGCGGCGTGGACAAGCTGCATTTCTATACGCTCAACCGTCCCGAACTGACGCGCGATGTCTGCTTTGCACTGGGCATTACACCGCGCGTTGAACTGGAAAACGTGGCCTGA
- a CDS encoding J domain-containing protein, translating into MEPVDKVRARADALADLGLSPCAGSQEIRDAWRQIAFHSHPDHKDGDSSGFSRAKAAYDFLRQEGLVTKGGASSGPPQPRRPRLKKRIIELPLEDIAACKAMLNPDQRLPKMQDEADVQDTSDACVSDHVPDAVGCYGRHLTYFVTTPVHHGANRVALPTTVLTSARHTEAEILSFQSKDTGAGEVIIPDTIRERKFPGAKSVRIRFDADQDIRDQFWLAG; encoded by the coding sequence ATGGAACCTGTCGATAAAGTGCGGGCGCGCGCGGATGCGTTGGCGGATCTGGGGTTAAGCCCCTGCGCCGGTTCCCAAGAGATCAGGGACGCCTGGAGGCAGATCGCCTTCCATTCACATCCCGATCACAAGGATGGGGACAGTTCCGGTTTTTCGCGCGCCAAGGCGGCCTATGATTTTCTGCGCCAGGAAGGGTTGGTTACAAAAGGTGGTGCCAGTTCCGGCCCTCCGCAACCGCGCCGACCCCGTTTGAAAAAGCGCATCATCGAACTTCCGCTGGAAGATATCGCCGCCTGCAAGGCGATGCTGAATCCCGACCAGAGGTTGCCGAAAATGCAAGATGAAGCGGATGTTCAGGACACATCTGATGCATGTGTCTCGGATCACGTTCCTGACGCGGTCGGGTGTTACGGGCGGCATCTGACCTATTTTGTCACCACGCCCGTGCATCATGGGGCAAATCGCGTGGCCTTGCCGACGACCGTCCTGACCAGCGCACGCCACACCGAGGCTGAAATTCTGAGCTTTCAGTCAAAAGATACCGGTGCCGGAGAAGTCATCATCCCCGATACGATCCGCGAACGGAAGTTTCCGGGGGCCAAGAGTGTGCGGATCAGGTTTGACGCTGATCAGGATATTCGGGATCAATTCTGGCTTGCGGGGTAA
- a CDS encoding YHS domain-containing (seleno)protein → MKRFALTLAAALALAVPAFAGPQYVDGTGFAVSGYDVVAYRSLDQVPVGQPQPEGVRGNANITAEYNGATWAFATEENRNKFLENPAYYAPQYDGHCAYGVSRGGKVPANPNLWRIVDDKLYLNITDVVVGFFEEDIPGNINLAEGNWPGIEPSDASTNVIPKFTSEGPVSN, encoded by the coding sequence ATGAAACGCTTTGCATTGACACTCGCTGCGGCCTTAGCGCTGGCAGTTCCGGCTTTTGCCGGCCCTCAATATGTTGACGGCACAGGTTTTGCTGTTTCGGGTTACGATGTCGTTGCCTATCGCAGCCTGGATCAGGTGCCGGTGGGCCAGCCGCAGCCCGAGGGTGTGCGCGGAAATGCCAACATCACCGCCGAGTACAACGGTGCGACCTGGGCTTTTGCGACCGAGGAAAACCGAAACAAATTCCTGGAAAACCCGGCATACTACGCGCCGCAATATGATGGGCACTGCGCCTATGGCGTGTCGCGCGGTGGCAAGGTTCCGGCAAACCCGAACCTGTGGCGGATCGTGGATGACAAGCTGTATCTCAACATCACCGATGTGGTTGTCGGATTTTTCGAGGAAGACATTCCGGGCAATATCAATCTTGCCGAAGGAAACTGGCCCGGTATCGAACCAAGCGACGCCTCGACCAACGTGATTCCGAAATTCACGTCAGAAGGCCCGGTTTCGAACTGA
- the yghU gene encoding glutathione-dependent disulfide-bond oxidoreductase produces MSDQSSYTPPAVWTWDSKSGGQFANINRPIAGATHDKDLPVGQHPLQLYSLATPNGVKVTVMLEELLALGHEGAEYNAWLINIGEGDQFSSGFVEVNPNSKIPALWDRSGDKPVRVFESASILFHLAEKFGAFLPASGPERTEVMNWVFWQMGSAPYLGGGFGHFYAYAPEKWEYPINRFAMETKRQLDVLDRELAEKTFIAGENYSIADIAIWPWYGQLVLGRLYSAAEFLDVESYKNVMRWAKAIDARPAVQRGRMVNRTFGEPHTQLHERHDATDFETRTQDKLEAAAE; encoded by the coding sequence ATGAGCGACCAATCCTCGTATACCCCTCCAGCGGTCTGGACCTGGGACAGTAAAAGTGGCGGACAATTCGCCAACATCAACCGGCCGATCGCCGGAGCGACCCATGACAAGGACCTGCCGGTCGGACAGCATCCTCTTCAGCTGTACTCGCTCGCGACACCCAATGGCGTGAAAGTCACGGTGATGCTGGAAGAGCTGCTGGCACTTGGTCATGAAGGCGCTGAATACAACGCCTGGCTGATCAACATCGGAGAAGGCGATCAATTCAGCTCGGGCTTTGTCGAGGTCAACCCGAACTCGAAAATCCCCGCGCTTTGGGATCGGTCGGGCGACAAACCTGTTCGGGTTTTTGAAAGCGCCTCGATCCTGTTCCATCTGGCCGAAAAGTTCGGCGCGTTTCTGCCGGCTTCCGGCCCCGAGCGGACCGAGGTGATGAACTGGGTATTCTGGCAGATGGGCAGCGCGCCGTATCTGGGCGGTGGGTTCGGGCATTTCTACGCCTATGCACCCGAGAAATGGGAATACCCGATCAACCGTTTCGCCATGGAGACCAAGCGCCAACTGGATGTTCTGGATCGTGAACTGGCAGAAAAAACCTTCATCGCGGGCGAAAACTATTCGATCGCCGACATTGCGATTTGGCCCTGGTATGGTCAGTTGGTTCTGGGCCGCCTTTACAGCGCGGCAGAGTTCCTGGACGTGGAGTCCTACAAGAACGTCATGCGATGGGCCAAGGCGATCGACGCGCGCCCTGCGGTTCAGCGCGGCCGCATGGTCAACCGCACCTTTGGCGAGCCGCACACGCAGCTTCACGAACGCCACGACGCCACCGACTTCGAAACCCGCACGCAGGACAAGTTGGAAGCGGCAGCGGAATAA
- a CDS encoding SseB family protein codes for MTDSTALDTAHAAMQADPTSDAARLRFFERLADSELFLMLTEEARDQNISPEVFDVADGRFVLAFDREDRLAQFAGRPVPYVALSGRVLSGMLSGQGIGLGLNLETAPSSMLIPVEALEWLAQTLQHSPQEVEEELAEFLPPAGLPQNLLTALDAKLATAGGLASAAYLVATKSKSGAQGHLLGFVDAIEGAEPALAKAASEALTFSGIEAGAMDVGFFTASEAAATLLAKVGLRFDLPQPQVADTVREAPGRNPDNPPILK; via the coding sequence ATGACTGACTCCACGGCGTTGGACACCGCGCATGCCGCGATGCAGGCGGACCCGACAAGTGATGCCGCCCGTCTGCGTTTCTTTGAACGGCTTGCGGATAGCGAGCTGTTTCTGATGCTGACCGAAGAAGCGCGGGACCAGAATATCTCGCCCGAAGTGTTCGATGTGGCTGACGGGCGCTTTGTTCTTGCCTTTGATCGTGAGGACCGGCTGGCGCAGTTTGCCGGGCGGCCCGTGCCGTATGTGGCGCTGTCGGGGCGGGTGCTTTCGGGGATGCTGTCGGGACAGGGCATCGGGCTTGGTCTGAACCTTGAGACGGCGCCATCTTCCATGCTGATTCCGGTGGAAGCACTGGAATGGTTGGCTCAAACGTTGCAGCACAGCCCGCAAGAGGTCGAGGAAGAGCTTGCCGAGTTTTTGCCGCCCGCTGGCCTGCCGCAGAACCTGCTGACCGCGCTGGATGCAAAACTGGCGACGGCAGGCGGACTTGCCAGCGCGGCTTATCTGGTCGCCACCAAGTCCAAATCGGGCGCGCAGGGCCATCTGTTGGGGTTTGTCGATGCGATCGAGGGGGCCGAGCCCGCTTTGGCCAAGGCCGCGTCCGAGGCGCTGACCTTTTCCGGGATCGAGGCAGGCGCGATGGATGTCGGGTTTTTCACCGCAAGCGAGGCCGCCGCCACGCTGTTGGCCAAGGTGGGCCTTCGGTTTGATCTGCCCCAGCCGCAAGTTGCCGATACGGTCCGTGAAGCCCCCGGCAGGAACCCGGACAACCCACCCATTCTGAAATAA
- a CDS encoding uracil-DNA glycosylase family protein — translation MDRDRHDQMNALRQEIRACRLCADRFAQTETAHEPRPVVWFRPGTPILVAGQAPGARVHESGRPFTDPSGDRLRHWLGIDETVFYDRDRVSIVPMAFCFPGYDARNADLPPPAMCRKTWHDRVMQDLGRVPLTVLVGGHAHKFHLGARGSVTDTVRNWRDHAPRVFALPHPSWRNTAWLKKNPWFEAELLPVLRARVQEVLND, via the coding sequence ATGGACAGGGACCGTCACGATCAGATGAACGCTTTACGTCAGGAAATCCGCGCTTGCCGCTTGTGTGCCGACAGGTTCGCGCAAACAGAAACCGCACACGAGCCGCGCCCGGTGGTCTGGTTCCGCCCCGGAACACCGATCCTTGTCGCAGGGCAGGCACCGGGCGCCCGTGTGCACGAGTCGGGGCGGCCCTTCACCGACCCGTCCGGCGACAGGCTGCGGCACTGGCTGGGGATTGATGAGACGGTTTTTTACGATCGCGACCGTGTTTCGATTGTACCGATGGCGTTCTGCTTTCCGGGGTATGATGCGCGCAATGCGGATCTTCCCCCACCTGCGATGTGTCGCAAGACCTGGCATGACCGGGTGATGCAGGACCTGGGGCGTGTGCCGCTGACCGTGCTGGTCGGAGGTCACGCGCACAAGTTTCATCTTGGCGCGCGCGGGTCGGTGACGGACACCGTCCGCAACTGGCGGGACCATGCGCCGCGGGTCTTTGCCTTGCCTCACCCGTCCTGGCGCAATACGGCATGGTTGAAGAAAAACCCGTGGTTCGAGGCTGAACTGCTGCCTGTTTTGCGTGCACGGGTCCAAGAGGTGCTGAATGACTGA
- a CDS encoding ABC transporter ATP-binding protein: protein MLEFDNVSKSFWTGTRRKVILDRVSFRVELGTSLGVLAPNGTGKTTLINMMAGLEKPDEGVVRRECRVSFPMGFTGGVSGKLSALENARYIAKIYGMDPDYIEAYCKWLCGLGEYFDQPLATYSSGMRARFTFSLMLALDFDMYLIDEGMPATTDVEFNEKAGAILKERLRTTTLVIVSHSPSVLEKFAQKAAVLLDGQLYIFDSLEEAKQLYDYETQG from the coding sequence ATGCTAGAATTCGACAACGTCAGCAAATCCTTCTGGACCGGAACGCGCCGCAAGGTGATTCTGGATCGGGTCTCGTTTCGGGTCGAACTGGGCACCTCACTGGGCGTTCTGGCCCCGAACGGAACCGGAAAAACCACGCTGATCAACATGATGGCCGGTCTGGAAAAACCCGACGAGGGCGTGGTCCGCCGCGAATGCCGGGTGTCCTTCCCCATGGGGTTCACCGGTGGCGTGTCGGGAAAACTGTCAGCGCTTGAGAACGCGCGCTACATCGCCAAGATCTACGGTATGGACCCCGATTACATCGAGGCCTACTGCAAATGGCTCTGCGGTCTGGGCGAATATTTCGACCAGCCCCTTGCCACTTACTCCTCTGGGATGAGGGCGCGCTTCACCTTTTCTTTGATGCTGGCGCTGGACTTTGACATGTATCTCATCGACGAAGGGATGCCGGCGACAACAGATGTCGAATTCAACGAAAAGGCTGGGGCGATCCTGAAGGAAAGATTGCGCACGACGACTTTGGTGATCGTATCGCACAGCCCGTCCGTGTTGGAGAAATTCGCCCAGAAAGCGGCCGTACTTCTGGACGGGCAATTGTATATATTTGACTCCTTGGAAGAGGCGAAGCAGCTGTATGACTACGAAACCCAAGGTTAG
- a CDS encoding capsule biosynthesis protein — protein MTTKPKVRKYNWRRGRQTESSAEARSDAISRIRNATQGPAAAGEAQPGTQLDDIKREGLTGRQLRIARRLAQKHGLAATSDYDAVRLLRKKGIDPFQRTNLLDLAAAKPSNGGDKPKDRINVQLPQPMGAEKTNLPGPELSPAERRNYEISQIQKDIARRRKRKLFGLFARLAAFVFLPTFIVGFYFYRIATPMYASDSEFLILQADGGPGSVGGLLAGTQFATTQDSISVQSFLESKEALLLLDRDAGFSDVFKQEWIDPIQRLAPDASLEDAYKLFKRMITIGYDPTEGVIRMEVAAPDAQTSTEFSERLISYAEDRVNALSGKKREDQMRDALQSFEAAQEARRQAQEELIELQLQGAVLDPENVIASLRARINEIEILVQDKELELAALQDNLRPNKAKVDGVKADIARLEKVLKELNAEMQDASDGENSLARLSVRIQIAQADLAARDMMLQTAMQQMEATRSEANRQVRYLTVSVNPVPSQEPSYPRKFENTILAFLLFAGIYLMISLTASVLREQVSS, from the coding sequence ATGACTACGAAACCCAAGGTTAGAAAATACAACTGGCGCCGCGGACGTCAGACGGAAAGCTCGGCCGAGGCGCGATCGGACGCCATCTCGCGTATTCGCAACGCGACGCAAGGCCCTGCGGCCGCCGGCGAAGCACAGCCCGGGACGCAGCTGGATGACATCAAGCGCGAAGGCCTGACGGGCCGTCAATTGCGTATCGCACGACGTCTGGCGCAGAAACACGGTCTGGCCGCGACGTCGGATTATGACGCGGTGCGGTTGCTGCGCAAAAAGGGCATCGACCCCTTCCAGCGCACCAATCTGCTGGACCTTGCTGCGGCAAAACCATCGAACGGGGGTGACAAACCCAAGGACAGGATCAACGTTCAACTGCCGCAGCCCATGGGCGCCGAGAAAACGAACCTGCCCGGGCCCGAGCTCAGCCCGGCTGAGCGGCGCAATTATGAAATCAGCCAAATCCAAAAAGACATCGCACGCCGTCGCAAGCGTAAACTGTTTGGACTGTTTGCGCGTCTGGCGGCCTTTGTGTTCCTGCCGACCTTCATTGTCGGCTTCTATTTCTACCGCATCGCCACGCCGATGTATGCCAGCGATTCCGAATTCCTGATCCTGCAAGCTGATGGCGGACCGGGCAGTGTCGGCGGTCTGCTCGCCGGCACGCAATTCGCCACCACGCAGGACTCGATCTCGGTTCAGTCTTTTTTGGAATCGAAAGAAGCTTTGCTGTTGCTGGATCGGGATGCCGGGTTTTCCGATGTCTTCAAGCAGGAATGGATCGACCCGATTCAAAGACTGGCGCCAGACGCCTCGCTTGAAGACGCCTATAAGCTGTTCAAACGCATGATCACCATCGGCTATGACCCGACCGAAGGGGTCATTCGGATGGAGGTTGCCGCCCCCGACGCGCAGACATCGACCGAGTTTTCCGAGCGCCTGATCTCTTACGCAGAAGACAGGGTGAACGCCTTGTCCGGAAAAAAACGCGAAGACCAGATGCGCGACGCGCTGCAAAGTTTCGAAGCGGCGCAGGAAGCGCGCAGGCAGGCTCAGGAAGAGTTGATCGAGCTTCAGCTTCAGGGCGCGGTTCTTGACCCCGAAAACGTCATTGCCAGCCTGCGTGCCCGCATCAACGAAATCGAAATACTGGTTCAGGACAAAGAGCTTGAGCTCGCCGCGCTTCAGGACAACCTGCGCCCGAACAAGGCAAAAGTTGATGGTGTCAAGGCAGATATCGCCCGTCTGGAAAAGGTTCTCAAAGAACTGAATGCCGAGATGCAGGATGCCTCGGACGGCGAAAACTCGCTGGCGCGGTTGAGCGTGCGTATCCAGATCGCGCAGGCGGACCTGGCGGCGCGTGACATGATGCTGCAAACGGCAATGCAGCAAATGGAAGCGACCCGGTCCGAAGCCAACCGGCAGGTGCGCTATCTGACCGTGTCGGTCAACCCGGTTCCCAGTCAGGAACCCAGCTATCCGCGCAAGTTCGAAAATACGATTTTGGCATTCCTGTTGTTTGCTGGTATCTACCTGATGATCTCGCTTACCGCGTCGGTCCTTCGTGAACAGGTATCCTCATAA
- the kdsA gene encoding 3-deoxy-8-phosphooctulonate synthase, translated as MKHVKISDLTVGNDLPLTIIAGPCQLETADHAQMIAGKMKEACDAAGAQYVFKASYDKANRTSLSGKRGMGIDAGLKVLSDIRKTMGIPVLTDVHTEAQCAIAAEAVDVLQIPAFLCRQTDMLLAAGNTGKAVNVKKGQFLAPWEMTNIVDKIESTGNQNILLTERGTSFGYNTLVADMRALPQMAKTGYPVVMDATHSVQQPGGKGGSSGGQREFAPVMARAAVSLGVGAVFIETHQDPDSAPSDGPNMIPLDQMPQLVDTLMRFDALAKANPIQI; from the coding sequence ATGAAACATGTTAAAATCTCCGACCTGACAGTCGGCAACGACCTTCCGCTGACCATCATAGCTGGGCCATGTCAGCTTGAAACCGCAGACCACGCGCAGATGATTGCGGGCAAGATGAAAGAAGCCTGCGACGCCGCCGGGGCGCAATACGTCTTCAAGGCGTCTTATGACAAGGCGAACCGGACATCCCTGTCGGGCAAGCGTGGCATGGGCATCGATGCGGGGCTGAAGGTGCTAAGCGACATCCGCAAGACGATGGGCATCCCGGTTCTGACCGATGTTCATACCGAAGCGCAATGCGCCATCGCCGCCGAGGCGGTGGACGTTCTGCAAATACCGGCATTCCTGTGCCGTCAGACCGACATGCTGCTGGCGGCCGGCAACACCGGCAAAGCGGTCAATGTGAAAAAGGGGCAATTCCTTGCACCTTGGGAAATGACCAACATCGTCGATAAAATCGAAAGCACCGGAAATCAGAATATCCTGCTGACCGAGCGTGGCACCTCATTTGGCTACAACACGCTTGTCGCCGACATGCGCGCGCTGCCCCAAATGGCGAAAACCGGGTATCCGGTGGTGATGGACGCCACCCATTCCGTGCAGCAACCCGGAGGCAAGGGCGGGTCTTCGGGCGGGCAGCGCGAATTTGCACCGGTAATGGCCCGCGCCGCGGTTTCTCTGGGTGTTGGGGCCGTGTTCATCGAAACCCATCAGGACCCGGACTCGGCCCCATCGGACGGGCCAAATATGATCCCCCTCGACCAGATGCCCCAACTTGTTGACACATTGATGCGATTTGATGCGCTTGCTAAAGCGAATCCGATACAGATTTAA